The sequence ctgatcgagggacgaaaatcggattcggtgtaaagttaagggacctcagatgaacttattcctcataACTAACTATGAATTCCAAGTTATATGATTCATGATCCAAATGGGCTTCAAATTTACAATGAAACAACCAAGCATCAAAATACACTGTAATGCCTGCAAAAACTGACAGCCGAATGACACCAGGGATAAATTTATACACAACTACTCCATGAGACGGAAGAAGCTTTTAGCTGCCAGGCAAGATTAAGCGCCTTCTTTCTTTGCAACCCATGGGCTTCTAGAGGAAGCCATAATCATAATCAATTTCAGCAGCAATTGGAGGCGATGTATGGACCCTCTTGGAGTACAGATAAGTCATTTTCAGGTAAGGACAACAAGCTATCAGCTCAAAGCTTGCTGTTTTAGCGTGATGTTGAGTATGCCGATAGGGGTTTTTGGCTGGTAATGCTCATCAGTATCAACTTCTTCGATCTCCTGTTtaagtcatcaaacaagcaaAAAGTCTCATTAAAATGAACATACTCAGAAAATACTAATTCAACCAGTTGAAGCACATGCGTCTGATACATTTGTAGATAATGACATTGAATTTGCTCATATCCTCTCCATTAGCACACCTATTAAACTCATGTCTAACTCTTTCAATTTCCTATTGGCATATAGCACTACTGTAACTCAAAATAATGTACAAATATGTAACAATACTAATCATGAGGTAAGGACATGAACATCTCAGCAtgaaatatattgtttttagaaaaatgatattaaatataaatgaaaaatgaaagGTTCCAATGATGTATGGAAACTGCAACTGAATTAATGCATCCAGAGAGAATTCAATGTAAAGTACCTGAACAATATCTTGTCCATTGATAACTTGCCCAAATACAACAAGCTTGTCATTCAAGTCAGGAATTGGAGCAGTTGTGATAAAAAGATCAAATCCTTTATTATTAGGATTCTTCGTAGTCCCGATCATGAATGCCTCGTGCTTTGGACTGCAAAATCATAGAAATACACGTagtgtaaagaaaaaaaataagtctgGCAAAACCAAGACTTTTCAACAGAATTCTATATGTGCATTGATTTGGGGACAAACCTTAGAGCGTTTTCTCCACTGGCTTTGGCTTTCAGTATCCATTCCTGGGCAGCACCATTGAAATCGAAATCACCCCCTTGAATTACAAAGTTTTTGATGACATGACGAAACGGCATTCCTTTAAAATGGTTACTCTTGCTGGCAATTGAAACAAATGTTAGATGATAATCCAAAGAGGACAAAAGGATAATTTATCTTGATAAATTCTTAACATGTGTGCTATTCTCCTTTGAAACATGATTCCTTCCAGCAATGCAAGCCTAGAGAAATTGTACTAGTTACTCTTAGACTACGAGACATCCTGAAGGGCAATATGGTACAAATAACAAATaccataatactccctccgtttcgaaatgtttgacgccgttgattttttagcacatgtttgaccgttcgtcttattcaaaaaatttaagtaattattaattctttttctatcatttgattcattgttaaatatatttttatgtaggcatataattttatatatttcacaaaagtttttgaataagacgaacggtcaaacatgtgctaaaaagtcaacggtgtcaaacatttcgaaacggagggagtagcaaatatGTTTGCGCTACAAACAAGCTGCTACATGTAAAGCATCATCTCATCTCAGACTACAGTTTATCATACATCGCATATTCAAAACCAAAACCAGTTTATCACACTGTACTTAATAAATCATAGTTGGCTTCTTGACCTCAAAGAACAAATATTGTGAGCATTAAGCATTTAGAGTTGCTAATCGGTGAGCATGATGAGCCTGCTTCAAATTACTCGCACTGAAGTTCATGTGATCTTGCTTTCGGTGAGCATAAAAGCACTTCACAAATAAAATGTAGTGTTTTTTTGCCTTGGAAGTATTGTAGAATACAGTTGTCTTCAGATTTCAATTCATCAACCTCTAAAAAGATTTCATTTGTTGCTTTGATTACATTCTTTGCATGACTAATGACATAGGGATAGCCTACCAAGCAATATCTTTACAAGAAACTGGATTCAAGAACCTTGCATGCAACCATAAAGGTTTATATATTCTGCTGCAAACTCTAAGGTATCATTCATTTATGCAAGATACAAGCAACCAACTTCATCTATTTGGATCCAAAACAAGTGCCTAGACTATCAACCATATTAATAGTATCATGATG is a genomic window of Oryza glaberrima chromosome 7, OglaRS2, whole genome shotgun sequence containing:
- the LOC127780514 gene encoding peptidyl-prolyl cis-trans isomerase CYP21-4 is translated as MARIKPKQLLIQSKTKKAPTRISYSTIVTWNLIVILVVLSLYATYRHWHHRPMLETEMDLPRAEHVGRSEDSTKTSRPSYAVIDTAKGSITIEIYKDASADVVDRFVSLCKSNHFKGMPFRHVIKNFVIQGGDFDFNGAAQEWILKAKASGENALSPKHEAFMIGTTKNPNNKGFDLFITTAPIPDLNDKLVVFGQVINGQDIVQEIEEVDTDEHYQPKTPIGILNITLKQQALS